One region of Oncorhynchus nerka isolate Pitt River linkage group LG22, Oner_Uvic_2.0, whole genome shotgun sequence genomic DNA includes:
- the mks1 gene encoding Meckel syndrome type 1 protein: protein MADGWSTDTGEAVYRSRDAVKNLTMKIRIQRVTSTAALSQHLQQQVWTQQERGGIELDTLNSQSQSAGDDDEELVVGWQEKLFSQYEVDLFQSESVCQTPLERQYHTEIMAQERTRGRRNRRIFTYTDFDRFTNWEGHSQSMVTQVKSNPTFLAERMANVRHRRQDRRPVDSTIPKSRLITWEPSEDFVKTSHVVNTPVQTMHIMGDLGPPGKLGQKEKECLLCTIRADGNGVVTIKPDFNKGKEPYRVETEGEKREVWRLTLENVSEGIRPEEKEREQRMYKDLYVRHKDYLNSLVGQDFEMPPPGILRLLVNGEIDSAKGFEYDNLYVHFFLELPHNWSTLPFHSLSGVTQTCRTKTIGKDDVAFFSYPFSFESFFRREDETEESLPQWPVLYFKVLSLDFWQRYRNEGYGYLVIPSTPGKHTITCHTWRPLQTGTVSELRRFFIGGSPELEDYSYVRVPGTFKGERLSRFGFRTQTTGSVTFNLHCIQHARAFVDASTLKKRRQSVLDQLGGFSQQGSVYNVLEAFQRARRRMQEARESLPRDLINTTAQQNSESTA from the exons ATGGCAGACGGCTGGAGCACCGACACGGGAGAAGCTGTCTATCGTTCCCGGGATGCTGTCAAAAACCTTACAATGAA GATCCGTATTCAGAGAGTCACCTCCACAGCAGCCCTCTCCCAACACCTTCAGCAGCAGGTTTGGACTCAACAGGAGAGGGGAGGCATTGAGCTGGACACCCTCAACTCACAGTCTCAATCAG CCGGAGATGATGATGAGGAGTTAGTGGTAGGCTGGCAGGAGAAGCTGTTCAGTCAG tatgaaGTGGATTTGTTCCAGAGTGAGTCAGTATGCCAGACTCCACTGGAGAGACAATACCACACAGAGATCATGGCTCAGGAGCGGACCAGGGGCAGACGGAACCGCAGGATTTTTACCTACACCGATTTTGACCGCTTCACCAATTGGGAGGGG CATTCCCAGAGTATGGTGACGCAGGTCAAGTCCAACCCTACTTTCCTGGCAGAAAGGATGGCCAATGTCAGACACAGACGACAGGACAGACGCCCAGT TGACAGCACCATCCCCAAGTCCAGGCTGATTACCTGGGAGCCCTCGGAGGACTTTGTGAAGACCAGCCACGTGGTCAACACACCTGTACAGACCATGCACATCATGGGGGACCTGGGACCACCGGGGAA ACTTGGCCAAAAGGAGAAGGAATGCTTGTTGTGCACGATAAGAGCAGATGGAAATGGAGTGGTTACCATCAAACCAGACTTCAACAAAGGCAAGGAGCCCTACAG AGTTGAGacggagggggagaagagggaggtgtGGCGTCTAACCCTGGAGAACGTGTCAGAAGGCATCAGACCAGAGGAGAAGGAACGGGAACAGCGCATGTATAAAGAT CTTTATGTACGTCATAAAGACTACCTCAACAGCTTGGTTGGCCAGGACTTTGAAATG CCACCCCCTGGAATTCTGCGTCTGTTGGTGAATGGAGAAATAG ACTCAGCCAAAGGCTTTGAATATGACAACTTATATGTCCACTTTTTCCTGGAGCTGCCCCACA ATTGGTCCACTCTGCcattccactctctctctggcgTGACTCAGACATGTCGCACAAAGACCATAGGAAAG GACGACGTGGCTTTCTTCAGCTACCCATTCAGCTTTGAGTCATTCTtcaggagagaggatgagacagAGG AATCCCTCCCCCAATGGCCAGTTCTGTACTTCAAAGTCCTCTCCCTGGACTTCTGGCAGCGCTACAGAAATGAAGGCTATGGCTACCTGGTCATTCCTTCCACCCCTG GGAAGCATACAATAACATGTCATACGTGGAGACCGCTCCAGACGGGAACAGTGTCAGAACTGAGACGCTTCTTCATTGGTGGATCCCCTGAGCTGGAGGACTACAGTTACGTCAGAGTCCCAGGAACCTTCAAG GGAGAGCGGCTGAGTCGCTTTGGCTTCCGCACACAGACCACTGGCAGCGTCACCTTCAACCTCCATTGTATCCAGCACGCCAG GGCATTTGTTGATGCCAGCACCCTGAAGAAGAGGAGGCAGAGTGTTCTGGACCAGCTGGGAGGCTTCAGTCAGCAAGGTTCTGTCTATAATGTCCTGG AGGCATTCCAGAGGGCCAGGAGACGGATGCAGGAGGCCAGAGAGAGTCTTCCCAGAGACCTCATAAACACTACAGCCCAACAAAACTCTGAGTCCACTGCATAG